Proteins encoded by one window of Pseudomonas tructae:
- a CDS encoding ABC transporter substrate-binding protein, which produces MNKFTLISGLAMSLLASSSLFAAQETLRIGIEAAYPPFASKNDKGEIVGFDYDIGNALCAQMQVKCEWKEVEFDGLIPSLKVKKIDAALSSMTISEERKKSVDFTHKYYFTSSRLVMKKGAQVDDQYQSLKGKTVGVQRATTTDRYATEVFEPKGITVKRYSNNEEIYMDLASGRVDAIFADTIPLEDFLSMPRGAGYAFTGPELKDPKYVGEGAGIAVRKGNGELVSKLNQAIDDLRANGEYQKIQAKYFKSDIYGD; this is translated from the coding sequence ATGAACAAGTTCACCCTGATCAGCGGTCTGGCCATGAGTCTGTTGGCCAGCAGCAGTCTGTTCGCCGCGCAAGAGACCTTGCGCATCGGCATCGAAGCCGCCTACCCACCCTTTGCCTCGAAGAATGACAAAGGCGAAATCGTCGGGTTCGACTACGACATCGGCAATGCCCTGTGCGCGCAGATGCAGGTCAAGTGTGAATGGAAAGAGGTCGAGTTCGACGGGCTGATCCCGTCGCTGAAAGTGAAGAAGATCGACGCTGCACTGTCGTCGATGACCATCAGCGAAGAGCGCAAGAAGTCCGTGGACTTCACCCACAAGTACTATTTCACCTCATCGCGCCTGGTGATGAAAAAGGGTGCGCAGGTCGATGACCAGTACCAGAGCCTCAAGGGCAAGACGGTGGGCGTGCAGCGCGCGACCACCACTGATCGCTATGCCACCGAAGTGTTCGAGCCCAAGGGCATCACGGTCAAGCGCTATAGCAACAACGAAGAGATCTACATGGACCTGGCATCAGGACGTGTTGATGCGATTTTTGCCGACACCATCCCGCTGGAAGACTTTCTGTCCATGCCGCGTGGCGCGGGCTATGCCTTCACCGGTCCTGAGCTGAAAGATCCGAAATACGTCGGTGAAGGTGCCGGGATCGCCGTGCGCAAGGGCAACGGCGAGCTGGTCAGCAAGCTCAACCAGGCCATCGATGACCTGCGCGCCAATGGCGAGTACCAGAAGATCCAGGCCAAGTACTTCAAGTCGGACATCTACGGCGACTGA
- a CDS encoding helix-turn-helix transcriptional regulator → MPTPHADPALHNYRAIADAIATLFFPHAEVVLHDLRSQKIDYIANNLSKREIGDDAALEDMFEEGTDETNIGPYEKLNWDGQKIRSLSTVLRDPAGKPLALLCINLNISLFENAKAALDLFLSPSKLIPQPDALFRDDWQERINTFLNSWLRQRQLSLNLLSRDHKRELVLALHAEGAFKGKSAANYVANVLGMGRATVYKHLKELKA, encoded by the coding sequence ATGCCCACACCCCACGCCGATCCCGCCCTGCACAACTACCGGGCCATCGCCGACGCCATCGCCACCTTGTTCTTCCCCCACGCCGAAGTGGTGCTGCACGATTTGCGCAGCCAGAAGATCGACTACATCGCCAACAACCTGTCCAAGCGCGAGATTGGCGACGATGCGGCCCTGGAGGACATGTTCGAGGAAGGCACCGACGAGACCAATATCGGCCCGTACGAAAAGCTCAACTGGGACGGTCAGAAGATCCGCTCGCTGAGCACCGTACTGCGCGACCCGGCCGGCAAGCCGCTGGCGCTGCTGTGCATCAACCTGAACATTTCCCTGTTCGAGAACGCCAAGGCGGCATTGGACCTGTTCCTCTCGCCGAGCAAGCTGATCCCGCAACCCGACGCGCTGTTTCGCGATGACTGGCAGGAACGTATCAACACCTTCCTCAACAGCTGGCTGCGCCAGCGCCAACTGAGCCTCAACCTGCTCAGCCGCGACCACAAGCGCGAGCTGGTACTGGCCCTGCACGCCGAGGGCGCGTTCAAGGGCAAGAGTGCGGCCAACTATGTGGCCAATGTGCTGGGGATGGGACGGGCGACGGTGTACAAGCACCTGAAGGAACTCAAGGCCTGA